A single region of the Lotus japonicus ecotype B-129 chromosome 4, LjGifu_v1.2 genome encodes:
- the LOC130712224 gene encoding uncharacterized protein LOC130712224, which yields MEDWWTVQSMLVSWIMNTIEPTLRSTVTYMENAKELWEDFRERFSVVNGLRIQQLKADLADCKQQGMTMVAYFGKLKTLWDELANYEQIPRCSCGGCKCDIASKLEKRREEERVHQFLMGLDDVSYGTVRSNVLAVDPLPSLNRVYATLVQEERMKTITRSKEERGEVMGHVVQAGLKTKGRPDPKDKSMVCSHCGKTGHDGKSCFQIIGHPEWWGERARKEGGTNGRGQQRSGTSAGRGRGGMVRANIAH from the coding sequence ATGGAAGACTGGTGGACTGTGCAGTCCATGCTCGTTTCATGGATAATGAATACCATCGAGCCTACCTTGCGTTCAACCGTGACATACATGGAGAATGCAAAGGAGCTATGGGAGGATTTTCGAGAACGCTTCTCAGTTGTGAATGGACTGAGGATCCAACAACTAAAAGCGGACCTAGCAGATTGCAAGCAGCAGGGAATGACCATGGTTGCATACTTTGGGAAATTAAAAACACTTTGGGATGAACTGGCAAATTATGAGCAAATCCCAAGGTGTTCATGTGGAGGATGCAAATGTGATATTGCATCTAAActtgagaagagaagagaagaggagaggGTTCATCAATTCTTGATGGGCCTCGATGATGTGAGCTATGGTACGGTGCGCTCTAACGTACTAGCTGTTGATCCATTACCCTCACTGAATCGGGTATATGCTACCTTGGTTCaagaagagagaatgaaaaCAATTACAAGATCAAAGGAAGAAAGAGGAGAAGTCATGGGCCATGTTGTACAAGCAGGACTTAAGACAAAGGGGCGGCCAGATCCAAAAGACAAATCAATGGTGTGTTCACACTGTGGTAAAACAGGACATGATGGTAAAAGTTGCTTCCAAATTATTGGACATCCTGAGTGGTGGGGTGAACGTGCACGCAAAGAAGGTGGAACCAATGGCAGAGGTCAACAACGAAGTGGAACTTCTGCAGGACGTGGAAGAGGAGGGATGGTTCGTGCTAATATTGCCCATTAA